One Luteibacter sp. 9135 DNA segment encodes these proteins:
- the dinB gene encoding DNA polymerase IV: MQPADRAIIHVDMDAFYASVEELDDPSLVGKPVIVAGLGRRGVVSTANYQARTYGVRSAMATAEARRRCPHGIYIYPRHARYTEISRIVFGVFAEVTPMIEGLSLDEAFLDVTASLRLFASIEAIGRRVKEAIRARTGLNASVGMAHNKLLAKLASELSKPDGFLVIPPDQVRGYLDPLPIGRMWTVGKVAEEALQRVGIRTIGDLVHADAWRLNKAVGERHAAQLRQLCRGEDRRPVVTDAPEVSIGAEWTFEYDVEDLGIAEAWLLRQCERVGARARSRAVEARTVSVKLREPPFLTHSRQAQLPVPGNATPEIFEVARRLLHVWWNQHPRPRLRLLGVTLSGFDARRGDEQQDMFAAPASKKPSDGVQDLINGRFGAGALVRAGVLKTRGSE, translated from the coding sequence ATGCAGCCCGCCGACCGCGCGATCATCCACGTGGACATGGACGCCTTCTACGCGTCCGTCGAGGAGCTGGACGACCCCAGCCTCGTGGGCAAGCCGGTCATCGTGGCCGGTCTCGGGCGGCGCGGCGTGGTGTCCACGGCCAACTACCAGGCCCGTACCTACGGCGTGCGCTCGGCCATGGCCACGGCCGAGGCGCGCCGCCGCTGCCCGCATGGGATCTACATCTACCCGCGCCACGCCCGCTACACGGAGATATCCCGGATCGTGTTCGGGGTGTTCGCCGAGGTCACCCCGATGATCGAGGGCCTGTCGCTGGACGAGGCCTTCCTCGACGTGACCGCCAGCCTGAGGCTTTTCGCCTCCATCGAGGCGATCGGGCGCCGGGTCAAGGAGGCGATCCGGGCCCGCACCGGCCTCAATGCCTCGGTGGGCATGGCCCATAACAAGCTGCTGGCCAAGCTGGCCAGCGAGCTGTCCAAGCCCGACGGGTTCCTGGTTATCCCGCCGGACCAGGTGCGTGGCTATCTCGATCCGCTCCCCATCGGGCGAATGTGGACGGTGGGCAAGGTAGCCGAGGAGGCCTTGCAGCGGGTCGGCATCCGTACCATCGGCGACCTGGTGCACGCGGATGCCTGGCGCCTGAACAAGGCGGTGGGGGAGCGCCATGCCGCCCAACTCCGCCAGCTTTGCCGGGGCGAGGATCGCCGCCCGGTGGTTACCGACGCGCCCGAGGTGTCGATCGGCGCGGAGTGGACCTTCGAGTACGACGTGGAGGACCTGGGCATCGCCGAGGCCTGGCTGCTGCGCCAGTGCGAGCGGGTCGGCGCGCGTGCACGCAGCCGTGCCGTGGAGGCGCGTACGGTATCGGTCAAGCTCCGCGAACCACCCTTCCTGACCCACAGCCGCCAGGCCCAGTTGCCCGTTCCCGGCAACGCTACGCCCGAAATCTTCGAAGTGGCACGTCGCTTGCTTCATGTCTGGTGGAACCAACATCCTCGCCCGCGATTACGGCTGCTGGGGGTGACGCTTTCGGGATTCGACGCGCGGCGCGGTGACGAGCAGCAGGACATGTTCGCGGCGCCCGCCTCGAAAAAACCGTCCGATGGCGTGCAGGATCTGATCAACGGCCGCTTCGGGGCCGGGGCGCTGGTACGTGCGGGTGTGCTGAAAACGCGTGGCAGCGAATGA
- a CDS encoding PilZ domain-containing protein, producing the protein MRYRHARMKVHSAVLMSRGGEAHPTDLVDISATGALLRRPLGWRGESGQTWVLDMIFGHDLHIHMEASVARVSARQIGLEYTLIPEDKQAALWELLGGYADTLEAWQDS; encoded by the coding sequence ATGCGTTACCGCCACGCGCGCATGAAAGTGCACAGCGCGGTGCTGATGAGCCGTGGTGGCGAAGCGCACCCCACCGACCTCGTGGATATCTCCGCCACGGGCGCCTTGCTGCGCCGCCCGCTCGGCTGGCGCGGCGAGTCCGGCCAGACCTGGGTCCTGGACATGATCTTCGGCCACGACCTGCACATCCACATGGAAGCCAGCGTCGCACGTGTGTCGGCCCGCCAGATCGGCCTGGAATACACCCTGATTCCCGAAGACAAGCAGGCGGCGCTATGGGAACTGCTGGGTGGCTACGCCGACACACTCGAGGCCTGGCAAGACTCGTAA
- a CDS encoding AMP-binding protein produces the protein MSIERPWLAHYPAGVPAEVDIDGYSSVAAVFEESFKKFRDRPAFSNFGKVLTYGQLDELSAAFAGFLSGEMGLKQGDRIAIMLPNLLQYPIALFGALRIGLTVVNTNPLYTARELHHQLEDSGAKALVVLDNFAATAQHALDGTKVQKVITTAVGDMVGFPKGNIINFVVKSVRKEVPPFRIPQAVRFKDAVAKGKAHALPAVTIKPDDLAFLQYTGGTTGVAKGAMLTHRNMVANMLQTRPWVAGFAKLGEETVITALPLYHIFSLTVNCLIFASLGGLNHLITNPRDMKGFVKELRKTKFTAITGVNTLFNGLLNTPGFDQVDFSHLHLAMAGGMALQRSVADRWQKVTGRVIIEGYGLTETSPVAFANRVDVTGYTGAIGYPIPNTDAQIRGDDDRVLPVGEAGELCIKGPQVMKGYWNQVEETSKAIDADGWLRTGDIAKMDENGQAFIVDRKKDMILVSGFNVYPNEIEDIVARHPGVNEVAAVGIDDEHSGEVVKLFVVRKDPSLTEEALREYCRENLTGYKRPKQIEFRDALPKTNVGKILRRELRDEDRRKRAQA, from the coding sequence ATGAGCATTGAGCGTCCCTGGCTTGCCCACTACCCGGCCGGTGTCCCGGCCGAGGTCGACATCGACGGTTACTCCTCGGTCGCGGCCGTTTTCGAAGAATCCTTTAAGAAATTTCGTGACCGCCCCGCGTTCTCGAACTTCGGCAAGGTCCTGACCTACGGACAGCTCGACGAACTCTCCGCGGCCTTCGCCGGCTTTCTCTCCGGCGAGATGGGCCTGAAGCAGGGCGACCGCATCGCCATCATGCTGCCCAATCTCCTGCAGTACCCCATCGCCCTGTTCGGTGCGTTGCGCATCGGCCTCACGGTGGTCAACACCAATCCGCTTTACACCGCGCGCGAGCTGCACCACCAGCTGGAAGACTCCGGCGCCAAGGCGCTGGTCGTGCTGGACAACTTCGCCGCCACCGCGCAGCACGCGCTGGACGGCACCAAGGTACAGAAGGTGATCACCACGGCCGTGGGCGACATGGTCGGCTTCCCCAAGGGCAACATCATCAATTTCGTGGTGAAGAGCGTCCGCAAGGAAGTGCCGCCCTTCCGCATACCGCAGGCCGTCCGCTTCAAGGATGCCGTGGCCAAGGGCAAGGCGCATGCGCTGCCCGCCGTCACGATCAAGCCGGACGACCTGGCATTTCTGCAGTACACCGGCGGTACCACCGGCGTGGCCAAGGGCGCGATGCTCACCCACCGCAACATGGTCGCCAACATGCTGCAGACGCGCCCGTGGGTGGCCGGCTTCGCCAAGCTCGGCGAAGAAACGGTGATCACCGCGCTGCCGCTGTACCACATCTTTTCGCTCACGGTGAACTGCCTGATCTTCGCCAGCCTGGGCGGCCTGAACCACCTGATCACCAACCCGCGCGACATGAAGGGCTTCGTCAAGGAACTACGCAAGACGAAGTTCACCGCGATCACCGGCGTCAACACGCTGTTCAACGGCCTGCTCAACACGCCGGGTTTCGACCAGGTCGATTTCTCGCACCTGCACCTGGCCATGGCCGGCGGCATGGCCTTGCAACGCTCCGTGGCCGATCGCTGGCAGAAGGTCACCGGGCGCGTCATCATCGAAGGCTACGGCCTGACGGAAACCTCACCCGTCGCGTTCGCCAACCGCGTTGATGTCACCGGCTACACCGGCGCCATCGGTTATCCCATCCCGAATACCGACGCCCAGATCCGTGGCGACGACGACCGCGTGCTGCCCGTGGGCGAGGCCGGCGAACTCTGCATCAAGGGCCCGCAAGTGATGAAGGGCTACTGGAACCAGGTCGAGGAAACCAGCAAGGCGATCGACGCCGACGGCTGGCTGCGTACCGGCGACATCGCGAAGATGGACGAGAACGGCCAGGCCTTCATCGTCGATCGCAAGAAGGACATGATCCTGGTGTCGGGTTTCAACGTATACCCGAACGAGATCGAGGACATCGTCGCCCGCCACCCCGGCGTCAATGAGGTAGCGGCCGTCGGCATCGACGACGAGCACTCGGGCGAGGTGGTGAAGCTGTTCGTGGTCCGCAAGGACCCCTCGCTGACCGAAGAAGCCCTGCGCGAGTACTGCCGGGAAAACCTCACCGGCTACAAGCGTCCCAAGCAGATCGAGTTCCGCGACGCCCTGCCGAAGACGAACGTCGGCAAGATCCTGCGTCGCGAACTGCGCGACGAGGATCGCCGCAAGCGCGCCCAGGCCTGA
- the acnA gene encoding aconitate hydratase AcnA, with protein sequence MKDSFSVRDSIEVNGKRHTIASLAKFGEQHDIKRLPYSMKILLENLLRQEDGVNVTTKEIEAVAKWDAKAEPDTEISFMPARVVLQDFTGVPCVVDLAAMRDAVAKLGGDPNKINPLAPAELVIDHSVQVDAFGSSSALEENVAIEFERNQERYSFLRWGQKAFNNFKVVPPRTGIVHQVNLENLARVVFTNEVDGESFAYPDTVFGTDSHTTMINGIGVLGWGVGGIEAEAAMLGQPSSMLIPQVVGFRLTGKLPEGVTATDLVLTVTQMLRKLGVVGKFVEFFGNGLQNLPLADRATIANMAPEYGATCGIFPIDQEALNYMRLSGRDEAQIALVETYAKAQNLWHDADTPEAEFTTVLELDLADVRPSLAGPKRPQDRVLLEGVQQSFLDVVGSLTANRKPKSHGEASFSNEGGGTAVGNEANNVGEDGGVLVEKDGKSFRINDGSVVIAAITSCTNTSNPAVMLAAGLVAKKAAARGLTSKPWVKPSLGPGSLVVTEYLKKTGLLAELEKVNFYVVGYGCTTCIGNSGPLPAEISKGIAEGDLAVASVLSGNRNFEGRVHPEVKMNYLASPPLVVAYALAGTLNIDLTKDPIANGSDGQPVYLKDIWPSNQEISDAIAGAINPQMFKDSYADVFKGDSRWNQIASPDGQTYAWDDSTYIKNPPYFDGMSAEAGTIEDIHGARAMGIFGDSITTDHISPAGSIKKDSPAGRFLISKGVEPKDFNSYGSRRGNDDVMVRGTFANIRIKNLMLDGVEGGFTKYIPTGEEMAIYDAAMKYKAEGTPLVVLAGKEYGTGSSRDWAAKGTLLLGVKAVITESFERIHRSNLVGMGVLPCQFQEGENAQTLGLKGDEVFDITGLNGGESKTATVKATRPDGSVKEFTVKVLLLTPKEREFFRHGGILQYVLRQLAKAA encoded by the coding sequence ATGAAAGACTCGTTCTCGGTACGAGACAGCATCGAAGTCAACGGCAAGCGGCACACCATCGCCAGCCTGGCCAAGTTCGGCGAGCAGCACGATATCAAGCGCCTGCCGTACTCCATGAAGATCCTGCTGGAAAACCTGCTCCGCCAGGAAGACGGCGTGAACGTCACCACCAAGGAAATCGAGGCGGTGGCCAAGTGGGATGCCAAGGCCGAGCCGGACACCGAGATCTCCTTCATGCCGGCGCGCGTGGTCCTGCAGGATTTCACCGGCGTTCCCTGCGTGGTCGACCTGGCCGCCATGCGCGACGCCGTCGCCAAGCTGGGCGGTGACCCGAACAAGATCAACCCGCTGGCGCCGGCCGAACTGGTCATCGACCACTCGGTGCAGGTCGACGCGTTCGGTTCGTCCAGCGCGCTGGAAGAGAACGTCGCGATCGAGTTCGAGCGCAACCAGGAGCGTTACTCCTTCCTGCGCTGGGGCCAGAAGGCCTTCAACAACTTCAAGGTCGTGCCGCCGCGCACGGGCATCGTCCACCAGGTCAACCTGGAGAACCTGGCCCGCGTCGTGTTCACCAATGAAGTGGACGGCGAGTCGTTCGCCTATCCGGATACCGTGTTCGGCACCGACTCGCACACCACGATGATCAACGGCATCGGCGTGCTGGGCTGGGGCGTGGGCGGCATCGAAGCCGAGGCGGCCATGCTCGGCCAGCCCTCCTCCATGCTGATACCGCAGGTCGTCGGCTTCCGTCTCACCGGCAAGCTGCCGGAAGGCGTCACCGCCACCGATCTCGTGCTCACCGTGACCCAGATGCTGCGCAAGCTCGGCGTCGTCGGCAAGTTCGTCGAGTTCTTCGGCAACGGCCTGCAGAACCTGCCGCTGGCCGATCGCGCCACCATCGCCAACATGGCCCCGGAATACGGCGCCACCTGCGGCATCTTCCCGATCGACCAGGAAGCGCTGAACTACATGCGCCTGTCCGGCCGCGACGAAGCGCAGATCGCGCTGGTCGAGACCTACGCCAAGGCGCAGAACCTCTGGCACGACGCCGATACGCCGGAAGCCGAGTTCACCACCGTGCTCGAGCTGGACCTCGCCGACGTGCGCCCGTCGCTCGCCGGCCCGAAGCGTCCGCAGGATCGCGTGCTGCTGGAAGGCGTGCAGCAGAGCTTCCTCGACGTGGTCGGTTCGCTCACCGCCAACCGCAAGCCGAAGAGCCACGGCGAAGCCAGCTTCAGCAATGAAGGCGGCGGCACCGCGGTCGGCAACGAAGCCAACAACGTCGGTGAAGACGGCGGCGTGCTGGTCGAGAAGGACGGCAAGTCCTTCCGCATCAACGACGGCTCGGTGGTCATCGCCGCGATCACCTCGTGCACCAACACCTCCAACCCGGCCGTCATGCTCGCCGCCGGCCTGGTGGCGAAGAAGGCCGCCGCGCGTGGCCTCACCTCCAAGCCGTGGGTCAAGCCCTCCCTCGGGCCGGGCTCGCTCGTGGTCACCGAATACCTGAAGAAGACCGGCCTGCTCGCGGAGCTGGAGAAGGTCAACTTCTACGTGGTCGGCTACGGCTGCACCACGTGCATCGGCAACTCCGGCCCGCTGCCGGCCGAGATCAGCAAGGGCATCGCCGAAGGCGACCTCGCCGTGGCGTCGGTGCTGTCCGGCAACCGCAACTTCGAAGGCCGCGTGCATCCGGAAGTGAAGATGAACTACCTGGCCTCGCCGCCGCTGGTGGTCGCCTACGCGCTGGCCGGCACGCTCAACATCGACCTGACCAAGGATCCGATCGCCAACGGCAGCGATGGCCAGCCCGTGTACCTGAAGGACATCTGGCCGAGCAACCAGGAAATCTCCGACGCCATCGCGGGCGCCATCAATCCGCAGATGTTCAAGGACAGCTACGCCGACGTGTTCAAGGGCGACAGCCGCTGGAACCAGATCGCCTCGCCGGATGGCCAGACGTACGCCTGGGACGATTCGACCTACATCAAGAACCCGCCCTACTTCGACGGCATGTCCGCCGAGGCCGGCACCATCGAGGACATCCACGGCGCACGCGCCATGGGCATCTTCGGCGACTCGATCACCACCGACCACATCTCGCCGGCCGGATCGATCAAGAAGGACTCCCCGGCGGGTCGCTTCCTGATCTCCAAGGGTGTCGAGCCGAAGGATTTCAACTCCTACGGTTCGCGTCGCGGCAACGACGACGTCATGGTGCGTGGCACGTTCGCCAACATCCGCATCAAGAACCTGATGCTGGACGGTGTCGAGGGTGGTTTCACGAAGTACATCCCGACCGGCGAAGAGATGGCGATCTACGACGCCGCCATGAAGTACAAGGCCGAAGGCACGCCGCTGGTGGTCCTCGCCGGCAAGGAATACGGCACCGGCTCGTCGCGTGACTGGGCCGCCAAGGGCACCCTGCTGCTCGGCGTCAAGGCCGTGATCACCGAGAGCTTCGAGCGCATCCACCGCTCCAACCTGGTCGGCATGGGCGTGCTGCCCTGCCAGTTCCAGGAAGGCGAGAACGCGCAGACGCTGGGCCTGAAGGGCGACGAAGTGTTCGACATCACCGGCCTCAACGGCGGCGAGTCGAAGACCGCGACGGTCAAGGCCACGCGCCCGGACGGCTCGGTCAAGGAGTTCACCGTGAAGGTGCTGCTGCTGACGCCGAAGGAGCGCGAGTTCTTCCGCCACGGCGGCATCCTGCAGTACGTGCTGCGCCAGCTGGCGAAGGCGGCCTGA
- a CDS encoding LysR family transcriptional regulator, producing the protein MISMALSSVSLRDLALVQAVAREGSFTGAARAMHISPSGLSHQVQKVEQALGVPLFERGGRRVVATVGGQRLLGFIEAVLGSAEHLEHAARAGDVAFGGELRLGVPSTLGPYLLPHFIEPFPQRFPGARLTISEGKPRGLLRRLHEGELDAVLAPPSVTATGLESAPLFFEPYQLLLNAAHPLAGRAAIALTELDAAEATLMAESHGNGVSDLGMAGAARPERIQDVSLESLATLVAMRGGYTLVPILAHERLGSIRNVVLAGVDAARPGRHIALYWRSATPWRDDLDRFGDLLRELARTIPGLDAATNA; encoded by the coding sequence ATGATATCGATGGCCCTCTCATCGGTGTCGCTGCGCGACCTCGCCCTGGTCCAGGCGGTGGCCCGGGAAGGCAGCTTCACCGGCGCCGCGCGGGCCATGCACATCAGCCCTTCGGGCCTGTCGCACCAGGTGCAGAAGGTGGAGCAGGCCCTTGGCGTGCCACTGTTCGAGCGCGGTGGGCGCCGCGTGGTGGCCACCGTGGGCGGACAGCGCCTGCTGGGCTTCATCGAGGCGGTGCTGGGCTCCGCCGAGCACCTGGAGCACGCGGCACGCGCCGGCGATGTCGCTTTCGGTGGCGAACTGCGGCTGGGCGTGCCTTCCACCCTCGGGCCTTACCTGCTGCCCCATTTCATCGAGCCGTTTCCGCAGCGCTTCCCGGGCGCACGGCTGACCATCTCGGAAGGCAAGCCGCGCGGCCTGCTGCGGCGACTGCACGAGGGCGAGCTGGATGCCGTGCTGGCGCCGCCCAGCGTCACGGCCACCGGGCTGGAATCGGCGCCGCTGTTCTTCGAGCCCTATCAGTTGCTGCTCAACGCGGCGCATCCGCTGGCCGGACGCGCCGCCATCGCCCTGACCGAACTGGACGCGGCGGAAGCCACCCTCATGGCGGAAAGCCACGGCAATGGCGTGTCCGACCTGGGTATGGCCGGTGCGGCGCGTCCGGAGCGTATCCAGGACGTCAGCCTGGAAAGCCTGGCCACGCTGGTGGCCATGCGCGGCGGCTACACCCTGGTGCCGATCCTGGCGCACGAGCGCCTGGGCTCGATCCGCAACGTGGTGCTGGCTGGCGTGGACGCCGCGCGACCCGGCCGGCACATCGCCCTCTACTGGCGCAGCGCCACGCCCTGGCGCGACGACCTCGACCGTTTCGGCGACCTGCTACGCGAGCTGGCGCGGACCATTCCCGGTCTCGACGCCGCCACAAACGCCTAG